A DNA window from Actinomadura luzonensis contains the following coding sequences:
- a CDS encoding TetR/AcrR family transcriptional regulator: MGTRERIVDAAEQVIREFGIAGATTKRIAAAAGCSEALLYKHFPGKEKLLLAVLLERLPALGPALTRLRLAAGTGDVAGNLTAFTLAALEFYTRAAGIAAGVIADPSLMAGFRAMLAASGSGPHLPILALAEVIADEQRRDRVDREIDPGAAASMLMGACFHRANLSYYVDPPGDDAAWAATLVDTLLRR; this comes from the coding sequence ATGGGCACCCGCGAGCGCATCGTCGACGCCGCCGAGCAGGTCATCCGCGAGTTCGGCATCGCCGGCGCCACCACCAAGCGCATCGCGGCGGCGGCCGGCTGCTCCGAGGCCCTGCTCTACAAGCATTTCCCGGGCAAGGAGAAGCTGCTGCTCGCGGTGCTGCTGGAGCGGCTGCCGGCGCTCGGCCCGGCTCTCACGCGGCTGCGGCTCGCGGCCGGCACCGGCGACGTGGCCGGCAACCTGACCGCGTTCACGCTGGCCGCGCTGGAGTTCTACACGCGGGCGGCGGGCATCGCCGCGGGCGTCATCGCCGACCCGTCGCTGATGGCGGGGTTCCGCGCCATGCTGGCCGCGAGCGGCAGCGGCCCCCACCTGCCGATCCTGGCGCTCGCCGAGGTCATCGCCGACGAGCAGCGCCGCGACCGCGTCGACCGCGAGATCGACCCGGGCGCGGCGGCGTCGATGCTGATGGGGGCCTGCTTCCACCGGGCCAACCTGTCGTACTACGTGGACCCGCCGGGCGACGACGCGGCCTGGGCGGCCACGCTGGTGGACACGCTGCTGAGAAGGTGA
- a CDS encoding MFS transporter — translation MTPHRAIAAVFAAHGAVAGSLSTRIPWIQDHLHLSPATLGLAMLCPSIGAFLGMPVASRLAFRYGSRTATRALIALWCGGLALPALAPVPAALFVAFLLFGCAAGMSDVVMNAHAVELERHLDRPIMSGLHGMWSVGSLGAAGLGALAAQAGVDARLHLAAMSLALLALGAAAGRGLLPNHVTAAQRPAGAAPPRRFALPARGILLIGLVGFCATFAEGASANWSAVYLTRVTEAGPGLAAAAYTVLMLCMAGTRLLGDRIIRLLGPVTCVRAGGLVAVAGGVVVVTARTPLLAIAGFALLGLGVAVIMPLALAAAGNAGPTAGEGVAGVATITYLSGLTAPAVTGWLAGAFGYPAAFAFITAVVLLLPFLAPVLRPAAPRPLDPAGPAEEDALIPAAPCRSSARPTSGG, via the coding sequence ATGACGCCTCACCGCGCGATAGCGGCCGTCTTCGCCGCCCATGGCGCCGTCGCCGGCTCCCTGTCCACCCGCATCCCCTGGATCCAGGACCACCTCCACCTCAGCCCCGCCACCCTCGGCCTGGCCATGCTCTGCCCGTCGATCGGCGCGTTCCTGGGCATGCCGGTGGCTAGCCGCCTGGCCTTCCGGTACGGCAGCCGCACCGCCACCCGCGCGCTGATCGCCCTGTGGTGCGGCGGCCTCGCCCTGCCCGCCCTCGCCCCGGTCCCGGCGGCGCTGTTCGTGGCGTTCCTGCTGTTCGGCTGCGCGGCCGGGATGTCCGACGTCGTCATGAACGCTCACGCCGTCGAACTGGAACGCCACCTCGACCGGCCCATCATGTCCGGCCTGCACGGCATGTGGAGCGTCGGCAGCCTCGGCGCGGCCGGCCTCGGCGCGCTGGCCGCGCAGGCGGGCGTGGACGCCCGGCTGCACCTGGCCGCGATGTCCCTGGCCCTGCTCGCCCTCGGCGCGGCGGCCGGCCGCGGCCTCCTGCCGAACCATGTGACCGCCGCGCAACGCCCGGCCGGCGCGGCGCCGCCACGCCGCTTCGCCCTCCCCGCCCGCGGCATCCTGCTCATCGGCCTGGTCGGCTTCTGCGCGACGTTCGCCGAGGGCGCGAGCGCGAACTGGTCGGCCGTCTACCTCACCAGGGTCACGGAGGCGGGGCCCGGCCTGGCCGCCGCCGCGTACACCGTCCTCATGCTGTGCATGGCCGGCACCCGCCTGCTCGGCGACCGCATCATCCGCCTGCTCGGCCCGGTGACCTGCGTGCGGGCGGGCGGTCTCGTCGCTGTCGCCGGCGGGGTCGTCGTCGTCACCGCCCGCACCCCGCTGCTCGCCATCGCCGGCTTCGCCCTGCTCGGCCTCGGCGTCGCCGTCATCATGCCGCTGGCCCTCGCCGCGGCGGGCAACGCCGGGCCGACCGCGGGCGAGGGCGTGGCGGGCGTCGCCACGATCACGTACCTGTCGGGGCTGACGGCCCCGGCGGTGACGGGCTGGCTCGCGGGCGCCTTCGGCTACCCGGCCGCCTTCGCCTTCATCACCGCCGTCGTGCTCCTGCTGCCCTTCCTCGCCCCCGTCCTGCGGCCGGCCGCGCCGCGCCCGCTCGACCCGGCCGGGCCCGCCGAGGAGGACGCACTCATCCCGGCGGCACCCTGCCGATCGTCAGCACGACCGACCAGTGGCGGGTGA
- a CDS encoding SDR family NAD(P)-dependent oxidoreductase produces MDLGISGKVALVTGGSAGIGLATARSLAREGCDVCIVGRSPERLADAVVELQEFGKVVHAVLADVEDPSAARRIVEETRDVLGPVDILVANAGGPPPGRFTDATLADWDVAVQRNLLGTVRLIHAVLPEMRSRGWGRIVTITSRSAREALDGLALSNATRSAVAGVVRTLAREVAADGVLVNNVLPGPIDTDRLRETSGGEDGLAERARAVPLGRIGRPEEVGDAVAFLASERASFVNGVSLLVDGGESRVIA; encoded by the coding sequence ATGGATCTCGGCATCTCGGGCAAGGTCGCCCTGGTCACCGGAGGCAGCGCGGGCATCGGACTGGCCACGGCCAGGAGCCTCGCGCGGGAGGGCTGCGACGTCTGCATCGTCGGCCGCAGCCCCGAACGGCTGGCGGACGCGGTGGTGGAGCTGCAGGAGTTCGGCAAGGTCGTGCACGCCGTGCTGGCCGACGTGGAGGACCCGTCGGCCGCCCGGCGCATCGTCGAGGAGACCCGCGACGTGCTCGGCCCGGTCGACATCCTGGTGGCCAACGCGGGCGGCCCGCCGCCCGGCCGCTTCACCGACGCGACCCTCGCCGACTGGGACGTCGCCGTGCAGCGCAACCTGCTCGGCACCGTGCGGCTGATCCACGCGGTGCTGCCCGAGATGCGCTCGCGCGGCTGGGGCCGGATCGTGACGATCACCAGCCGGTCGGCGCGCGAGGCGCTGGACGGACTGGCGCTGTCCAACGCCACCCGCTCGGCCGTCGCCGGCGTGGTGCGCACCCTGGCCCGCGAGGTCGCCGCCGACGGCGTGCTGGTCAACAACGTGCTGCCCGGCCCGATCGACACCGACCGGCTGCGCGAAACCTCGGGCGGCGAGGACGGACTGGCCGAGCGGGCCAGGGCGGTGCCGCTCGGCCGGATCGGGCGGCCCGAGGAGGTGGGCGACGCGGTGGCGTTCCTCGCCAGCGAGCGGGCGTCGTTCGTCAACGGGGTGTCGCTGCTGGTGGACGGCGGCGAGAGCCGGGTCATCGCCTGA
- a CDS encoding ROK family transcriptional regulator has product MKTATPSMARAINDRLALDLLLERGPLTAPQLRALTGLSRPTVSDLIERLRDSGLIEVTGESGEDRRGPNARLYGLVAQRAHVAGVDLRRDAVNVVVADITGATAGSASTPLRDGVPLEELIEGVVREAAGGRALDSVVIGAPGLVDPRDGELVSQNDVPGWRRGVMGAVRDRLGPGVPVVLENEVNLAAVAELRAGAARGSADFVLLWLDDGIGAAVVLGGRLRRGASGGAGEVGFLEVGGSKFCDLVAPEVAGRLERAELAGRVALGVSAFVALLDPGLVVLGGKRGHEGGDELAAEVAGRLRELAPAPAEVRASTVAGNAVLQGAVLTALDLTRDRIFG; this is encoded by the coding sequence GTGAAGACCGCGACCCCGTCCATGGCCCGCGCCATCAACGACCGGCTGGCCCTCGACCTGCTGCTGGAGCGCGGCCCGCTGACCGCCCCCCAGCTCCGCGCGCTGACCGGGCTGTCCCGGCCGACCGTGTCCGACCTCATCGAACGGCTCCGGGACAGCGGGCTCATCGAGGTGACCGGCGAGTCCGGCGAGGACCGCCGGGGGCCGAACGCCCGGCTCTACGGCCTGGTCGCCCAGCGGGCCCACGTCGCGGGGGTGGACCTGCGGCGCGACGCCGTCAACGTCGTCGTCGCCGACATCACCGGCGCCACCGCCGGCTCGGCGAGCACCCCCCTGCGGGACGGGGTGCCGCTGGAGGAGCTGATCGAGGGCGTCGTGCGCGAGGCGGCCGGCGGGCGCGCGCTGGACAGCGTCGTCATCGGCGCGCCCGGGCTGGTCGACCCGAGGGACGGCGAGCTGGTGTCGCAGAACGACGTCCCGGGGTGGCGGCGCGGCGTCATGGGGGCGGTCAGGGACCGCCTCGGGCCGGGCGTGCCCGTCGTCCTGGAGAACGAGGTCAACCTCGCCGCCGTCGCCGAGCTGCGCGCCGGCGCGGCCCGGGGCAGCGCGGACTTCGTGCTGCTCTGGCTGGACGACGGCATCGGCGCGGCCGTCGTGCTCGGCGGCCGGCTGCGGCGCGGGGCGTCCGGCGGCGCGGGGGAGGTCGGGTTCCTGGAGGTGGGCGGCAGCAAGTTCTGCGACCTGGTCGCGCCGGAGGTCGCCGGGCGGCTGGAGCGGGCGGAGCTGGCCGGCCGGGTGGCGCTCGGGGTGTCCGCCTTCGTCGCCCTCCTCGACCCCGGCCTGGTCGTGCTCGGCGGGAAACGGGGCCACGAGGGCGGCGACGAGCTGGCCGCCGAGGTCGCCGGGCGGCTGCGCGAGCTGGCCCCCGCGCCGGCGGAGGTGCGGGCCAGCACGGTCGCGGGCAACGCCGTCCTGCAAGGGGCCGTGCTGACGGCCCTCGACCTCACCCGGGACCGGATCTTCGGCTGA
- a CDS encoding FAD-dependent oxidoreductase: MDKPVIVTVDDDPGVSRAVARDLRRRYGQEYRIVRAETARDGIEAVKEMRLRGDDVAAILADYRMPQMNGVQFLEAAMDMYPYARRVLLTAYADTDAAIQAINVVDLDHYLLKPWDPPEEKFYPVIDGQLDAWLRTERIERTELRVVGDRWSAQSYQVRDFLARNHVPYQWMLAEDPEGAQLVKAAGEGCHLPLVVTSDGTTLESPDQATLATAVGLSTTPATDFYDLIVVGGGPAGLGAAVYGASEGLRTVLVEAHASGGQAGQSSRIENYLGFPDGVSGQQLADRARRQALKFGAELLAARKVTLLEPRGQARVIGFRDGGEIAAHAVILATGVTYRRLEAPGLDEFVGRGVFYGAALTEAPACADTEVYIVGAANSAGQAAVYLAGFASKVHLLVRSDGLEKSMSHYLIEQIAAIPNIEVHLQTEVVGGGGTGHLERLTLSAKGEERTVDAQWMFVFIGAEPFTSWLGETVERDARGFVLTGPDLVQGGKRPRNWPLRREPYYLETNVPGVFAAGDVRAESIKRVASAVGEGAMAVALVHRYLEKQ; encoded by the coding sequence ATGGACAAGCCGGTCATCGTGACGGTGGACGACGACCCGGGCGTCTCGCGCGCGGTGGCGCGCGACCTGAGACGCCGCTATGGCCAGGAATACCGGATTGTTCGCGCCGAGACGGCCCGTGACGGCATCGAGGCGGTCAAGGAGATGCGCCTGCGCGGCGACGACGTGGCGGCCATCCTGGCCGACTACCGGATGCCGCAGATGAACGGCGTGCAGTTCCTCGAAGCCGCGATGGACATGTACCCGTACGCGCGGCGCGTGCTGCTCACCGCCTACGCCGACACCGACGCGGCCATCCAGGCGATCAACGTGGTGGACCTCGACCACTATCTGCTCAAGCCGTGGGACCCGCCGGAGGAGAAGTTCTACCCCGTGATCGACGGGCAGCTCGACGCGTGGCTGCGCACCGAGCGCATCGAGCGCACCGAGCTGCGCGTGGTCGGCGACCGGTGGTCGGCGCAGTCGTACCAGGTGCGCGACTTCCTGGCCCGCAACCACGTGCCGTACCAGTGGATGCTGGCCGAGGACCCGGAGGGCGCGCAGCTCGTCAAGGCCGCCGGCGAGGGCTGCCACCTGCCGCTGGTGGTCACCAGCGACGGCACCACGCTGGAGTCGCCCGACCAGGCCACGCTGGCCACCGCCGTCGGCCTGTCGACCACGCCGGCCACCGACTTCTACGACCTCATCGTCGTCGGCGGCGGCCCGGCCGGGCTCGGCGCGGCCGTCTACGGCGCCTCGGAAGGGCTCCGCACCGTGCTCGTCGAGGCGCACGCCTCCGGCGGGCAGGCGGGCCAGAGCTCCCGCATCGAGAACTACCTGGGCTTCCCCGACGGCGTGTCCGGCCAGCAGCTCGCCGACCGGGCGCGGCGGCAGGCGCTGAAGTTCGGCGCCGAGCTGCTGGCCGCGCGCAAGGTGACCCTGCTGGAGCCGCGCGGCCAGGCCCGCGTGATCGGCTTCAGGGACGGCGGCGAGATCGCGGCGCACGCGGTGATCCTCGCCACCGGCGTCACCTACCGGCGGCTGGAGGCGCCCGGCCTCGACGAGTTCGTGGGCCGGGGCGTCTTCTACGGCGCCGCCCTCACCGAGGCCCCCGCCTGCGCCGACACCGAGGTCTACATCGTCGGCGCGGCCAACTCGGCCGGGCAGGCGGCCGTCTACCTGGCGGGATTCGCGAGCAAGGTCCACTTGTTGGTGAGGAGTGATGGTTTGGAGAAGTCCATGTCGCACTACCTCATCGAGCAGATCGCCGCGATCCCCAACATCGAGGTGCACCTCCAGACCGAGGTCGTCGGCGGCGGCGGCACCGGGCACCTGGAGCGGCTGACGCTGTCGGCCAAGGGCGAGGAGCGCACGGTCGACGCCCAGTGGATGTTCGTCTTCATCGGCGCCGAGCCGTTCACCTCCTGGCTGGGCGAGACGGTCGAGCGCGACGCGCGCGGCTTCGTCCTGACCGGCCCCGACCTGGTGCAGGGCGGCAAGCGGCCGCGCAACTGGCCGCTGCGGCGCGAGCCGTACTACCTGGAGACGAACGTGCCCGGGGTGTTCGCCGCGGGCGACGTCCGCGCCGAGTCGATCAAGCGGGTGGCCTCCGCCGTCGGAGAGGGCGCGATGGCCGTCGCCCTGGTGCACCGCTACTTGGAGAAGCAATGA
- a CDS encoding class I SAM-dependent methyltransferase, whose amino-acid sequence MPRDFPLRATFDQVAGSYQDARPDYPPGLYADLLADTGLRPPAPLLEVGCGPGKATLPLARAGFPITAVELGPALAAEARRRLAGFAGVEVVTSSFESWEPPPGARFALVYAATAWKWVDPEVKYAKAADLLTPGGHLAVWNADHALPAGHDPFFTEIQRVYEDLGEGHPGPWPPPESPPDPTADELAASGRFEVTGTRRYLWALRYTAEEYIALLETFSGHIAMDPAKREHLYGEMRRLLAARPDGRLTRHWSVVLTIGRVPPG is encoded by the coding sequence ATGCCCCGTGACTTCCCGCTGCGCGCCACCTTCGACCAGGTGGCCGGGTCCTACCAGGACGCCCGCCCCGACTACCCGCCCGGCCTGTACGCCGACCTGCTCGCCGACACCGGCCTCAGGCCGCCCGCGCCCCTGCTGGAGGTCGGCTGCGGCCCGGGCAAGGCCACGCTGCCGCTGGCGCGGGCGGGCTTCCCGATCACCGCGGTCGAGCTGGGCCCCGCCCTGGCGGCCGAGGCGCGGCGGCGGCTCGCCGGGTTCGCCGGCGTCGAGGTGGTGACGTCGTCCTTCGAGTCCTGGGAGCCGCCGCCGGGCGCCCGCTTCGCCCTGGTGTACGCGGCCACGGCCTGGAAGTGGGTGGACCCGGAGGTCAAGTACGCGAAAGCCGCGGACCTGCTCACGCCGGGCGGCCACCTGGCCGTGTGGAACGCCGACCACGCGCTGCCCGCCGGCCACGACCCGTTCTTCACCGAGATCCAGCGCGTCTACGAGGACCTCGGCGAGGGCCATCCCGGCCCGTGGCCGCCGCCCGAGAGCCCGCCCGACCCCACGGCCGACGAGCTGGCGGCCTCGGGACGGTTCGAGGTGACCGGGACGCGGCGCTACCTGTGGGCCCTGCGCTACACGGCGGAGGAGTACATCGCGTTGCTGGAGACGTTCTCCGGTCACATCGCCATGGACCCCGCCAAACGGGAGCACCTGTACGGGGAGATGCGCCGGCTGCTCGCCGCCCGCCCGGACGGGCGGCTCACCCGCCACTGGTCGGTCGTGCTGACGATCGGCAGGGTGCCGCCGGGATGA
- a CDS encoding ATP-binding protein, translated as MTETNVRDDRIDIDELRKLFLFERLDDAQLTKLAHSGRVATFAADEDVLRQGEPAECFAVLIEGEIQMISETVSAGTVAMPRTSQPGVYGGATSAYLGDRAPQTYQHTLRATAPSRMFILPARKFAYIVAEWFPMAMHLLDGMLSGGRMQREIIDRRQRLTALGTITAGLTHELNNPAAAAVRAVGELRQLIKNSRLQLAQLAEDGIPPEKLRALIEAQEACTAKLASKQTQRSPLEISDAEDELGEALEELGVEDAWDLAPALVQAEFSPKDLEKIRGKVGEEHAPSAVRWLAEAIEISQMLSEVGEATERITTLIRSAKQYSQMDRAPFQQVDVHELLDSTLAIFRGKIPPGITVVTDYDRTLPPIPCYAGELNQVWTNLIHNALDAMDEEGTLTVRTAHDEDEAIVEIGDTGHGVPEAIKDRIFEPFFTTKSVGEGTGLGLDISYRIVAGRHGGEIKVRSVPGETWFEVRLPLREPVPSA; from the coding sequence ATGACCGAGACCAACGTCAGGGACGACCGGATCGACATCGACGAGCTGCGCAAGCTGTTCCTGTTCGAGCGGCTGGACGACGCCCAGCTCACCAAGCTCGCCCACAGCGGCCGGGTGGCCACCTTCGCGGCCGACGAGGACGTCCTGCGCCAGGGCGAGCCGGCCGAGTGCTTCGCCGTGCTGATCGAGGGCGAGATCCAGATGATCAGCGAGACGGTCAGCGCGGGCACAGTGGCCATGCCCCGCACGTCCCAGCCCGGCGTGTACGGCGGCGCCACCAGCGCCTACCTCGGCGACCGCGCCCCGCAGACCTACCAGCACACGCTGCGCGCCACGGCCCCGTCGCGGATGTTCATCCTGCCCGCCAGGAAGTTCGCCTACATCGTGGCCGAGTGGTTCCCGATGGCGATGCACCTGCTGGACGGCATGTTGTCGGGCGGGCGCATGCAGCGCGAGATCATCGACCGGCGGCAGCGGCTCACCGCGCTCGGCACGATCACCGCCGGTCTCACCCACGAGCTGAACAACCCGGCCGCGGCGGCCGTGCGGGCCGTCGGCGAGCTGCGCCAGCTCATCAAGAACTCGCGGCTGCAGCTCGCCCAGCTCGCCGAGGACGGCATCCCGCCGGAGAAGCTGCGCGCGCTCATCGAGGCGCAGGAGGCGTGCACGGCGAAGCTGGCGAGCAAGCAGACGCAGCGCTCGCCGCTGGAGATCTCCGACGCCGAGGACGAGCTGGGCGAGGCGCTGGAGGAGCTGGGCGTCGAGGACGCCTGGGACCTCGCCCCGGCGCTGGTCCAGGCCGAGTTCTCGCCGAAGGACCTGGAGAAGATCCGCGGCAAGGTGGGCGAGGAGCACGCCCCGTCGGCGGTGCGCTGGCTGGCCGAGGCCATCGAGATCTCGCAGATGCTGAGCGAGGTGGGCGAGGCGACCGAGCGCATCACCACGCTGATCCGCTCGGCCAAGCAGTACTCCCAGATGGACCGGGCGCCGTTCCAGCAGGTGGACGTGCACGAGCTGCTGGACAGCACGCTCGCGATCTTCCGCGGCAAGATCCCGCCCGGCATCACCGTGGTCACCGACTACGACCGCACGCTGCCGCCCATCCCCTGCTACGCGGGCGAGCTCAACCAGGTGTGGACCAACCTCATCCACAACGCGCTCGACGCGATGGACGAGGAGGGCACGCTCACCGTCCGCACCGCGCACGACGAGGACGAGGCGATCGTCGAGATCGGCGACACCGGCCACGGCGTGCCCGAGGCGATCAAGGACCGCATCTTCGAGCCGTTCTTCACCACGAAGAGCGTGGGCGAGGGCACCGGCCTCGGGCTGGACATCTCCTACCGCATCGTGGCGGGACGGCACGGCGGCGAGATCAAGGTCCGGTCGGTGCCGGGCGAGACGTGGTTCGAGGTGCGCCTGCCGCTGCGGGAGCCGGTCCCCTCGGCCTGA
- a CDS encoding NAD-dependent epimerase/dehydratase family protein, with amino-acid sequence MKVLVAGATGVIGRQLVPLLRAVGHEVVTLSRHGDLAVDALDREATVRAVRRARPDAVVHLLTAIPPVIDPRRIDRQFALTNRLRDEGTRNLIEAAPGARIVSQGLAYAYAPAPGLADEDAPLWREAPKVYRPVVAALESLERQTVAAGGLVLRFGHLTGPGSAYDKDGSTTRAVLRGRMPVVGDGGSVLSFTHAHDAATAVVAALDRDVTGALNVVDDTPTPMREWLPAFARQLGAPPPKRVPAFLARLAVGPFGVAFMTRLRGADNCRARLVLNWRPRHGSFFEETA; translated from the coding sequence ATGAAGGTTCTGGTGGCGGGGGCGACGGGCGTGATCGGGCGGCAGCTCGTGCCGCTGCTGCGCGCCGTGGGCCACGAGGTGGTCACCCTGTCCAGGCACGGCGACCTGGCCGTGGACGCGCTGGACCGCGAGGCGACCGTGCGCGCCGTCCGGCGGGCCCGCCCGGACGCCGTGGTCCACCTGCTCACGGCCATCCCGCCGGTCATCGACCCGCGCCGCATCGACCGCCAGTTCGCGCTGACGAACCGGCTGCGCGACGAGGGCACCCGCAACCTCATCGAGGCCGCCCCCGGCGCCCGGATCGTCTCCCAGGGCCTCGCCTACGCCTACGCGCCCGCGCCCGGCCTCGCCGACGAGGACGCGCCGCTGTGGCGGGAGGCCCCCAAGGTGTACCGGCCGGTGGTGGCGGCGCTGGAGTCGCTGGAGCGGCAGACGGTCGCGGCGGGCGGCCTGGTGCTGCGCTTCGGCCACCTGACCGGCCCCGGCTCCGCGTACGACAAGGACGGCTCGACCACGCGGGCCGTCCTCAGGGGCCGGATGCCGGTCGTCGGCGACGGCGGCTCGGTGCTGTCCTTCACCCACGCGCACGACGCCGCCACCGCCGTGGTGGCCGCGCTCGACCGGGACGTCACCGGCGCGCTCAACGTCGTGGACGACACCCCGACGCCGATGCGCGAGTGGCTGCCCGCCTTCGCCCGGCAGCTGGGCGCGCCGCCGCCGAAGCGGGTGCCGGCGTTCCTGGCCCGGCTCGCCGTGGGACCGTTCGGGGTGGCGTTCATGACGCGGCTGCGCGGCGCCGACAACTGCCGCGCGCGGCTCGTGCTGAACTGGCGGCCCCGGCATGGCTCGTTCTTCGAGGAGACGGCATGA
- a CDS encoding RNA polymerase sigma-70 factor yields MMPDVELTADAAAAFEQHRPMLLGLAYRLLGSMWDAEDVVQEAWLRWQGTDRSGIREPRAFLVTVVSRLALDQLRSARVKREAYPGPWLPEPVATAEAGPLDTAELRDTVSYATLHLMERLSPPERAVFVLREAFELPYEQIAEIVGTSVANARQLHRRASVRLAEGRDRFTPSPEDHTKLLKRFMAAAAGGDLDALKDLFHEDVVAWNDGGGKVRAALRPIVGRRKVLAFLAGLLSRYDFSEARLLDVNGRPAVWTSVAGNHQLVMIDVRGGRIHDIFGVLNPDKLVRVRPAGQDDL; encoded by the coding sequence ATGATGCCTGACGTGGAGCTGACAGCGGACGCCGCCGCGGCCTTCGAGCAGCACCGGCCGATGCTGCTCGGGCTGGCCTACCGGCTGCTCGGCAGCATGTGGGACGCCGAGGACGTGGTCCAGGAGGCCTGGCTGCGCTGGCAGGGCACCGACCGGAGCGGGATCAGGGAGCCGCGCGCGTTCCTGGTGACCGTGGTGTCGCGGCTGGCGCTGGACCAGCTCCGCTCGGCGCGGGTCAAGCGGGAGGCGTACCCGGGGCCGTGGCTGCCCGAGCCGGTCGCGACGGCGGAGGCCGGGCCGCTCGACACCGCCGAGCTGCGCGACACCGTCTCCTACGCCACGCTGCACCTGATGGAGCGGCTCTCGCCGCCGGAGCGGGCGGTGTTCGTGCTGCGGGAGGCGTTCGAGCTGCCCTACGAGCAGATCGCCGAGATCGTCGGGACGTCGGTGGCCAACGCCCGCCAGCTCCACCGCCGGGCCTCGGTGCGGCTGGCCGAGGGCCGCGACCGGTTCACGCCCTCCCCGGAGGACCACACGAAGCTGCTCAAGAGGTTCATGGCGGCCGCGGCGGGCGGCGACCTCGACGCGCTCAAGGACCTCTTCCACGAGGACGTCGTGGCCTGGAACGACGGCGGCGGCAAGGTGCGCGCGGCGCTGCGCCCGATCGTCGGCCGGCGCAAGGTCCTGGCCTTCCTGGCCGGCCTGCTCAGCCGCTACGACTTCAGCGAAGCCCGCCTGCTGGACGTCAACGGCCGGCCCGCGGTCTGGACGAGCGTCGCCGGCAACCACCAGCTCGTCATGATCGACGTCAGGGGCGGCCGCATCCACGACATCTTCGGCGTGCTCAACCCCGACAAGCTCGTCCGGGTCCGCCCGGCGGGCCAGGACGATCTATAG